The genomic DNA GCTTCCTGCAAGAACAGCCAGCCATCAAAACAGCTATCTCCCCCTGGTCCTGCCTGTCCCAAAACAAGCCAGTGTTTGGAGGTGACTGGAAAACCCCATTCCCCTTCCTTGGGGTCTCCTTGGCCCATCCATGGCCTCTGCTTCCCACAAGAACAGCCAACCACCAGAGCAGCtgtctccccacagccccacctGTCCCAAATCCAGGCTGCCTTTGGAGACCAGCAAACCCCACTCCCCTTCCTCGGGCTCTCCCTAGCTCATCCATGGCCTCACAGCCCCACCCTTTTTCTGGCCCCAAGGGAATCTCATGGAGTCCCACCACAAGCAAAGGACAACATGTGTTCTCTGAGGTGATGGCCCCAGCAAAGCCCAGTGAGCGGCTTCCTCCAGGAGCAAACccaaggctgggctggcagaCAGGGCATGGCATTACCTGTCTGTACCAGAGAACAGGGTCCACCTCCGCTTGCCGGCCACACTCAGAGCCAGCCTTCGTCTCAGCCGTCTCCTTCCCTAGGTGACCAGCCTCGCTCAGCTTCACCTTGAGGCCCTCAGCAACCTGGCTGCTGGACAGCTTGGACGAGTCCTCCAGCTTGGGGATGATGACAGATTTGGCCATATCAggacctccctgctccttgggCTTGCTCAGCCCTGACTTGACAAGATCCGTGAGGCTCGGGGCTTTGGTCAGTGTTGGGGGCATGGGTGGCTTCTGCTTCCATTCCTCTTTGAGTGCCGCCTCCCTTTCTTtcaagcccagctctgccttcttCTCCAGccctcgctgctgctgctgttccaggctCTGCcgctgcttctgctgctcctcgTACTGCTGGCGGTAGGCAGGGTTGGTGCTCAGCAGGTGAGCGTGGTAGCCCTGCTCGCTGTAGCCGTAGGGTGGCACGTAGGCGTACTGGTTGTAGTAAAGGGACTGCATGTACATGTTGGGGCGCTGCTGGATGACTGAGGGCTGCTGGCTGGAGCCACTGCCGAGTTCTGCCTTCTTCTCTTCACAGCCTTCACTCTTCACCTTCACCTCCGGATTCTCCTGCTCCTCGTCCTTCTTCAGCTTCAAGGTCTGTGTGTCGGCTGCAGACTGCCCGCCGGGGTTCAGGGGTCCCGGGCTAGCCTGGGGATAGCCAGGGGAATAGTAGGTTTCAAAGCCTTGGTAGAAGGGAGACTCTTTGCTCTGCGGTTGTGGTGGGAAAAGAGCTTTTTTGGCGCCTTCCTTGACCAGCTGCTCTGGGTCTTTTGCCTTCACGCTCTCCAGTTtgccctccccatcctccccagCGTCGGAGATGTCTGAGTAGGCCGGGCTGTTGGTCTTCACTGAGCTGGCCTCTGCCCCATTCTGGGTGACAACGTGCAGTGGGgtcaggggctgggctgggttggTGTTCTCCAGCCTGCTGGCCCCGCCGATGGAGGGACTGGGTGCGTTGTCAGTGAAGCTGTAGATTTTATCTGCCTCAGCCTTGATGCTGGCGAGCCGGCTCTGGTGGGAATCAGATGAACCGTTCAGCAGCCCCTCGCCTTTCATCCCCAGTTCGCTGGATTCCCCCCGGAAAGGGCTCTtaccttcctctgctctgcaggcttTGCCAGGAGTCAAAGGGTTTTCCACCTCTTTGGGgtctttcttcttcttgtctttcttcttcttctccttggAAGGGGTGAGGGCAGGGTTGACAGCAAAGGGCTCTCCCATTACCGTTGGCTTGGGCTGGATGGGTTTGAGCTGGGGGCTGTTGGGCATGGTCTGGACCACAGTTGTGGCAAGGCCAGCGGAGGAGCCGGGGCTGGCTGTGGTGAGCGTGGCAGTCTGGAAAGTGTAAATGGGCTGCGGGGGGATGGCTGGTGCAATGGGTCTGGCGGACTTCAAGCTTTTGGAAGGAATCTTCTCCTGTTTAGCACCAGAAGCTTTCTTCGACTTGTCCTTATCAATGCATCGCTTCTCCAGAGAGTCAAAGTCATCGTTACTTGTCTCATCGGCCACTGAAGGaccatcttcagagccatcatTGGACAGAGCACCCAGGTCTGTGTCCCCTTCCCCACCTACCTTCTTCTTGCAGGGGACCTTGGTGCTGAACTTGCTGGAtggggaggggctgtggggctccATCAAACGCACCTTGGGGGTGGCCGAGCGAGCAGGTGAGAGGGAGCCCTTCTGTGTCCCGGCAGCACCGTTGCAGCTCCCAACGTCGGCATGCAGGGAGGGCTCCTCGCCATACTCACTGTCCACATCCGCCTCTAGCTTGCTGTCATCATCCGTGTGTGCGTGGGCCTGGTGGTATTTCAGCCCATTGATATGCTTGTACTTCTTGTTACAGTTGGGGTGGGGACAGTCGATGAGGATGGGAGAAGGGCAGCTGCGCTCCAGGATAGCTGGCTCCACCTTGACTGTGGCAGGCGGCACTGTGGCCGAGCCCATTGAGTTTGTGCGGATGCGCTTGCTGCCCTTGGAGTCCTCCGAGCTGGAGTTCAGATCCATGTCGGAGAGGGGTTTGCTCTTCCGCTTGGTGACGGAGGAGGGACTGGCCTTCACGTCCTCGGCGGTGCCACCGGGCGGGGTGCGGTGGTCCGAGGAGTTCTGGCTGCCCCGGCGGCCCTTGCTGTTGGCTCCCGCCCGGGtcttgctgctgttgctggtCCCTTTGCTGTCCGAGGCCGCGGCCGTCTCGTTGACCGGCGTGTTGCTGTTGGGCCGCATGCGCTTGCCCCTGCCCCGGCCGTTGCGCATCTCCAGGTCACTGGTGGGAGAGTCACAGaacctgcagggaggaggacaCAGAGGTTTTAACAGAGAGatggctgtgctgtccccaaggCACAATGGAGATCCCCTTACTCCCCTCACTACCAAATCCCATAGACTTCTCCCCACACTGTCGATAAAGAGGAACCAGAGAGGTCCCCTGGGATGTGCAAAACCATCTCCAGTCCCAAGAAAATGGACGTGTGACTGCAGGGGAAGTCACAGGAGCAGTTGGGTTGGGCAAGGAGGGGATGCCAACCCCTGTGGCAGCCCCGTGGGCACAGGGCAGAATGTTCTGGGTGTCACGGGGGCCATACAGGGCCAGATTTGCCCTCAGCACAAGGAGCCCACCCGAGCCCCCCACCCACTTACCGGGGAGGTGCCCAGTCATGCTGCGTGCAGTCCAGCAGCGTCCCCACGTACGTCTTGTTCCTCCAGGTGACGTTGACCACCAGCATCCCTGCAAGGCAAGAGGAAAGCGTCACACAGGGCCAGGGGTGATCCCACGGTGCCAGGAACCTGACCCTCGAGACAGGCAGGAAGAAGAGCTAAGGTCTAGGGTTGAAAGAGGATGGACAAGGGGTCATGGGCTCTCAGAAGAGGTGAGACATTGGGCTAAGGGCTGGAGGGGCACCAACATGAGAGCTGAAGACACccagctcttcccttcccttaGCATGTCACACCTaactgcttttcctgtttcctaCTTTCATGGGATGTTAAAATCCAGTGACCCTCAGAGGGCTGTGAGATTCCACGGGGGGCCTGAAGATCCACATTGGCTCCATGTGTGCTCAGGTAGGGTAGGGAATGTGATCTCCAGGGAGAAATAGGTGGGAAGCCCCTGG from Sylvia atricapilla isolate bSylAtr1 chromosome 13, bSylAtr1.pri, whole genome shotgun sequence includes the following:
- the ZNF609 gene encoding zinc finger protein 609 encodes the protein MSLSSGASGGKGIDANPVETYDSGDEWDIGVGNLIIDLDADLEKDQQKLEMSGSKEVGLPAPNAVATLPDNIKFVSPVPGPQGKEGKSKSKRSKTGKDSGKPTPGSSLFTPSEGAGGKKEVQGRSGDGANSGGLVPTVTPKSSEKSAKASRSVAGSKKEKEGGSSKSKKERSESAGAAAEKEPSVLQPLALAVRVGQYDGGQGTEPAAAEQLGSIAIDTGSALNPLGVKSELEDGENECRQLKKVKSEKMESPVSTPAVLPLHLLVPVVNNDISSPCEQIMVRTRSVGVNTCDVALATEPECLGPCEPGTSVNLEGIVWQETEDGMLVVNVTWRNKTYVGTLLDCTQHDWAPPRFCDSPTSDLEMRNGRGRGKRMRPNSNTPVNETAAASDSKGTSNSSKTRAGANSKGRRGSQNSSDHRTPPGGTAEDVKASPSSVTKRKSKPLSDMDLNSSSEDSKGSKRIRTNSMGSATVPPATVKVEPAILERSCPSPILIDCPHPNCNKKYKHINGLKYHQAHAHTDDDSKLEADVDSEYGEEPSLHADVGSCNGAAGTQKGSLSPARSATPKVRLMEPHSPSPSSKFSTKVPCKKKVGGEGDTDLGALSNDGSEDGPSVADETSNDDFDSLEKRCIDKDKSKKASGAKQEKIPSKSLKSARPIAPAIPPQPIYTFQTATLTTASPGSSAGLATTVVQTMPNSPQLKPIQPKPTVMGEPFAVNPALTPSKEKKKKDKKKKDPKEVENPLTPGKACRAEEGKSPFRGESSELGMKGEGLLNGSSDSHQSRLASIKAEADKIYSFTDNAPSPSIGGASRLENTNPAQPLTPLHVVTQNGAEASSVKTNSPAYSDISDAGEDGEGKLESVKAKDPEQLVKEGAKKALFPPQPQSKESPFYQGFETYYSPGYPQASPGPLNPGGQSAADTQTLKLKKDEEQENPEVKVKSEGCEEKKAELGSGSSQQPSVIQQRPNMYMQSLYYNQYAYVPPYGYSEQGYHAHLLSTNPAYRQQYEEQQKQRQSLEQQQQRGLEKKAELGLKEREAALKEEWKQKPPMPPTLTKAPSLTDLVKSGLSKPKEQGGPDMAKSVIIPKLEDSSKLSSSQVAEGLKVKLSEAGHLGKETAETKAGSECGRQAEVDPVLWYRQEAESRMWPYVYPAKYSDIKTEDERWKEERDRKLKEERNRSKESSSKEDGKESTSSECKLTPTEEARMVGKDPRPSVHVPVSSPLTQHQSYIPYMHGYSYSQSYDPNHPSYRAMPTVMMQNYPGSYLPSSYSFSPYGSKASGSDDSDKSRASPSVSCKSSSESKALDILQQHASHYKSKSPTISEKTSQERDRSGCGVVGGGGSCSSVGGAGAGERSGDRPRTSPSQRLLSTHHHHHHLGYSLLPAQYNLPYATGLSSTAIVASQQGSAPSLYPPPRR